One region of Mucilaginibacter gotjawali genomic DNA includes:
- a CDS encoding YceI family protein has translation MLIVIALSVAAKLPGNQSSQAGSNAQTPVTRSSITFEIKNLGINTGGSIGGLAAKVNFIPANLSTSSIEASVDVNTINTDNSSRDEHLRSADFFDVARFAKISLKSVAFKHKSGNNYTGTFILTIKDKTKQIEMPFTFLDKDNTSGFKGTFKINRLDFGVGSESMILSNDITVTIDCEGKKQDAA, from the coding sequence AAATTGCCGGGTAATCAAAGTTCACAAGCGGGCTCAAACGCACAAACTCCTGTTACCCGCTCGTCCATCACGTTCGAAATTAAAAACCTGGGTATTAATACCGGGGGATCCATTGGCGGGCTGGCAGCCAAAGTCAATTTTATCCCTGCCAATCTCAGCACCAGCAGTATAGAAGCATCGGTTGATGTAAATACGATCAATACTGACAATTCCAGTCGCGACGAGCACTTGCGGAGTGCGGATTTTTTTGATGTGGCCCGCTTTGCAAAAATCTCGCTCAAATCCGTAGCGTTTAAACATAAAAGCGGCAACAATTATACCGGCACTTTTATCCTTACCATTAAAGATAAAACAAAGCAAATTGAAATGCCCTTTACGTTTTTGGATAAGGACAATACCAGTGGGTTTAAGGGTACCTTTAAAATAAACAGGCTTGATTTTGGGGTGGGCAGCGAAAGCATGATCCTGTCCAACGATATAACCGTTACTATCGATTGCGAAGGAAAAAAACAGGATGCAGCTTAA